The stretch of DNA CCGCGACGCGGCGCACCACCGAGTCGTCGACGCGCATGAAGATGCCGCGGTCGTGGTCGAGAAAGGCGTCGGCGAACTGAGCCAGCGCGCGGTGGGCGGCCTGCTCGTCCCGGACGATGGGCTCCTCGGCCACGTTGCCGCTCGTCATCACCAGGGCGCGGAAGCCCGGGGTCGGGCCGGCCGCGCCGCCGCCGGGGGGCGCGCCGGACGGTGCGCAGAAGAGCAGCCGGTGCAGCGGCGTGTTCGGGAGCATGAAGCCGAGCTCGGCGGAGGCGGGCGCGACAGCCTCGGGGAGGGCGCACTCCGGCCGCCGCGCGAGCAGAACGATGGGCCGCTCGGGCGAGAGCAGCAGCGCCTCCTCCTCGTCGCTCACGACGGCGAAGGAACGGACCGTCTCCGCGTCCGGCGCCATGAGCGCGAAGGCCTTGTTGCTGCGGCGCTTGCGCTCGCGCAGGCGGGCGACGGCGGCGGGGGCGAGGGCGTCGCAGGCGAGCTGGTACCCGCCGAGGCCCTTGAGGGCGAGGATGCCGCCATCGCGCAGCAGCGTCACGGCGGCGCGCAGCGCCTCGCGCCCGCGCGGGGCGTCTCCCATCGCGACAGGCGTCCCCGGCGCGACACGCCGGAAGGTGACGGTCGGCCCGCACGCCGGGCAGGCGTTCGGCTGCGCGTGGAAGCGGCGGTCCGCGGGGTCGGCGTACTCGCGCGCGCACGCGGCGCACAGGGCGAACGGAGCCATCGTCGTGTTGGGCCGGTCGTAGGGAACTCGCAGCGTGATCGAGTAGCGCGGGCCGCAGTTCGTGCAGTTGATGAACGGGTACGCGTGCCGCCGGTCCGCCGGGTTCTCCAGCTCGCGCAGGCAGTCGGGGCAGGTCGCGATGTCCGGCGAGAGGTCGGTCGAAGCGCCGGCCTCGCGGCTGGGAAGGATCAGGAAGTCGGCGTCGCCGCGCGCGGGCACCGCGGACTCGGCGACGGCGGCGATCCGCGCCAGCGGGGGAGGTGCCGCCCGCAGCGCGCCGGCGAACTCAGCGGCGCGCGCGCCCTCGATCTCGATCTCGACGCCGGCGGAGGAGTTGCGCACGAAGCCGGCGAGGCCCAGCTCGCGCGCGAGGCGCCAGACCGTCGGCCGGAAGCCGACGCCCTGGACGACCCCGGTGATCTCTAGGCGGAGGCGCGGAGCCTGCCCTCGAGCCACGCGTACCAGCCTTCCAGCCCCGCGCCGGTGCGCGCCGAGACCTCGAAGACCTGCAGGCCGGGGTTGAGCGCGAGCGCATCGCGGCGGATCTTCTCGAGGCTGACGTCGAGGTGCGGCGCCAGGTCGACCTTGTTCACGAGCAGCGCCTCGCACTCGCGGAACATGCGCGGGTATTTCAGCGGCTTGTCGTCGCCCTCGGTGATGGAGAGCAGCATGACCTTGGCGTCCTCGCCGAGGTCGAACTCCGCAGGGCAGACGAGGTTGCCGACGTTCTCGATCACCAGCAGGTCGATCGCACCCAGCGGCAGCTCGGGGAGGACGGACTGGACCATGTTCGCGTCGAGGTGGCAGCCGCCCGCGGTGTTGATCTGGATCACCGGCACGCCGAGCGCCGCGATCACCTCGGCGTCGTGGGTCCCCTGGATGTCGCCCTCGATCACGCCGAAGCGCATCCGCGCGCCGAGGTCGCGGATCGTGCGCGCCAGCAGCGTGGTCTTGCCGGCGCCGGGGGACGACATCACGTTGACCGTCCTGATCCCCTGCTCGTGCAGCGTGCGGCGGTTCTCGTCGGCGATGCGGGCGTTCGCCTTGAGGATGTTGGTGACGACCTTGACCTTCATGGCTCCCCCTCCAGGTCCAGCACGGCAAGCTCGTCGCCGGTGGTGATGCGGAAGCTCCCGCCGCCGCACAGCGGGCAGGCGAGAACATAGGGCTCCGGGCTGGTGAACTCCCGCCCGCAGTCCTCGCAGCGTCCGCCGATCGGCACCTCCTCGATCGCCAGCGTCGCCCCGGCCGCCGGGGTGCCGGCCTTCGAGCACTCGAAGGCGAAGCGCAGCGCGTCCGGCAGCACCCCGGTGGCCCTGCCCACGCGCAGCCGCACGGTGTCGACCCGCGCAAGGCCTGCCTCCACGGCTGTCGAGCGCACGATGTCGAGCACGGAGAGGGCGATCGAGAGCTCGTGCACGGCGGTTGCGCGGAGGGTGACCGGGGGCTCTCAGCCCGCCGGCTTGGCGGGATCGTCGCCCCAGGCGATGGTGCCGCGCGCAAAGATCTCGCGGAATTCCTCGGGGACCTCGTCCGGGCTCTCGCCGGCGACCCTGGCGGCGTCGATGAGGCGCCCGAAAAATTGCAGGGACTCCTCCGCGGTCTCGCGGTCGACGGTCTGCATCGCGAACCCGGCGTGGACGAGCACGAAGTCGCCGGGCGCGACCTGCTCGGGCAGGAGCATCAGGCTCGCCTCGCGGCGTGCGCCGCAGACGTCGACGACAGCGGTGATGCCGTCAGTGGAGACCACGCGGGACGGTATGGCGAGGCACATGGTGGACGATTATAGCCGAGGGGGTCGGGACTGCCTAGCGCCGAAAAGGGAACGGCCAACCCCGCCCGGGTCAGGGCAGGGGTTGGCCTTCGAACGTTCCAGTTCGCGCTGGGATGTGCTACTTGCCGTATCCGCCGGTCGCCGGCGCGGCCTCCGCAGGGGCGGCAGCCGGAGCCGTCGTGGCGGTCGAATCCGCAGCAGGCGCGGCCGGGGCGGCCGCAGCAGCCGGGGCCTCGGCGGCCGGAGCGGCAGCAGTCGGAGCTGCAGCAGCGTCCGCAGCCGGGGCAGCCGCGGGAGCCGCAGCTTCAGCGGCCGGAGCGGCGGCCGGAGCCGCAGCGGCGTCCGCCGGGGCTGCCGGCGCCGCCTCTTCCGCGAGGGAGAGGCTGGCAGCGGCGAGGAACACGGTGAGGACGGACATCAGGACAGCGAGGAACTGCTTCTTCGTGGCACCCATGTGACCTCCTTTTTCAATTGGCACCCAAATCATTCTTGCGCCAAATACCGGGACTGTCAAGTATTGGCAGACGCGCGTTGAGAGACGACCGGATCAGCGGGAGGGACGTCGTCCGTTTGCCGGCGCAGCCGCGCTCGACTCCGCGCGCAGCGCGCGGCGCGGGACGTTGACCTCGGTCGAGAGCAGGAGCTGCGGCGGCAGGGCCTGCGCGCCGAGGAGCCGCACCTGGATCTCCAGGCCGCGCGCGACGGTCCGCAGCTCGCGGGCCGACAGCGACTCCAGCCCGGCAAGCAACATCTCCGAAGGGACGGCCGGCGGCCGCTTCACCAGGGCCTTCCCCGTCTGCGTCAGGCCGACGTTGACCACGCGACGGTCGCCGTCGAACCGCTCGCGCACCGCGAGCTTCTTCGCCTCGAGGCGGTCGAGGATGCCGACCACCGTCGACGGGTGCAGGTACATGCGGGCGGCGAGTTCGGAGACCCGCACCGGCCCGTGCTCGGAGAGGACCTTCAGGGCCCAGAGCTGCGGGATCGTCAGCCCCTCGATGTGCTTGGCGACCTTGGAGCGGTCGTTGATCGCCTTGAAGACGCGCCGCAGGTTGTCCATGATGCCTTCGATGAGCTTCGCCTGGGCGGCCTCCGGAGACGTCGACTGCGGTTCGGGCACTGAGCGCTCCCCTTTCCTCGGCCCATAATGCACCAGAAGCCTCATGACGGCAACGTGGGGGGCGCGGGCGTTCGACCGACAGTGCCCGCGCGGCGGGGACAGCGTGCGCGCGCCCCGCGCGATCAGAGCCGGGTGCAGACGATCTTCGCCAGCGCGGCGAGCTGGTCCTGCGTGAGGAACGCCTTCCCGCGGTTGGCGAAGTCGTCACCGCTCATCATCCGGAAGGCGGCCGTGCCCTTGCGGAACGCGAGGGCCGTGCCGCCGAGGTACGAGTAGGCCTCATCCCCGACGCCGGCGACGGGGATGAGGTCGGTCGCCGTCGCCTCGAGCGTCGACCGCAGCGTCCCGGCGCCGGTATCGAGTCGCGAGAAGACCAGGACCTTGAGCCCAACCAGCTCGCCGAGACGGCGCCCGCCGAGGTCGCGCCGCTCCCTCTCGGCCTGTTCCTCCTTTTCGGCCGGGCCGGGCACCTTCTCAAAAGTCAGCCGTTCCGCGCGATTGTCGTCCGGCGGGGCGAGGGTGACGCCCTTGAGGCCGATCGTCTCGAAGTCCTCCGTCCGGAGAAGGTTCCCGAGCAACGCGGCGCCGGCCTGCGACGGCGCGGCCGCGACGAGCGCCGCGAGGACGAGTGCCAGCAACACCGCCGCGCGATTCATCCTCAAAACGCCCCCGTCACAACCTTCCCGGCACGCTCGTAACTTGCGAAGATGACACCACTCGGCGTCTGCTCCGAGTGCGTAAGCCTGAACGCCGCCGGAAGGGTCCCTTCGCCGAAGAGACGCTTGCCCATGCCGAGGGTGATGGGGAAGGTCTTGAGCCACAGCTCATCAACCAGGTCCTGTGTGAAGAGCGTTTGGAGGAGCCGGCTGCTGCCGTAGACCTGAAGATCAGGACCTTCCTGCTGCTTCAGCCTCCGTATTCCCTCCGGGACGTCACCTGTGATGAACACGGTGTTGTCCCAGAGCGACTCGGTCTGCCTGTCCGAGACCACGTACTTCGTCGCCGAATTGATGCCCGGCCACCCGCTCTCGTGTGCCGGCCAATACGAGGCGAATATCTCGTAGGTCCGTCTTCCGAGCAGGAGAGCACGCGTCCTGGTCATCTGTTCCTGCATGATGGCGCCAAACCGCTCGTCGGCATACGGCACAACCCAGCCGCCATGGGTGAACCCGCCATCGGTGTCTTCCTGCGGTCCGCCCGGCGCTTGAATGACCCCGTCGAGGGTGACAAATTCGAGGACGATGACTCTTCGCATGGGTGTTTCTCCTGTGTGCGTCAGCCAAGGGGCCCCGGGCAAGCGTGCGTCAACCGCGCCACGCAGTCTCGATTGCGGCGATGTCGATCTTCTTCATCAGCAGCATGGCGTCGAACGCGCGCTTGGCCGCAGCGCGATCGG from bacterium encodes:
- the hypF gene encoding carbamoyltransferase HypF, translated to MARGQAPRLRLEITGVVQGVGFRPTVWRLARELGLAGFVRNSSAGVEIEIEGARAAEFAGALRAAPPPLARIAAVAESAVPARGDADFLILPSREAGASTDLSPDIATCPDCLRELENPADRRHAYPFINCTNCGPRYSITLRVPYDRPNTTMAPFALCAACAREYADPADRRFHAQPNACPACGPTVTFRRVAPGTPVAMGDAPRGREALRAAVTLLRDGGILALKGLGGYQLACDALAPAAVARLRERKRRSNKAFALMAPDAETVRSFAVVSDEEEALLLSPERPIVLLARRPECALPEAVAPASAELGFMLPNTPLHRLLFCAPSGAPPGGGAAGPTPGFRALVMTSGNVAEEPIVRDEQAAHRALAQFADAFLDHDRGIFMRVDDSVVRRVAGRTLHVRRARGYVPRAIPLAGAGPAVLGCGAEVKNTFTLTTPGAALVSQHIGDLENHETLEYFLETLANLKAVYRVEPAAIAHDLHPGYFSTRWALEQQGLERWGVQHHWAHVASVLAETGLAGPVIGVALDGSGYGTDGTVWGGEFLIADARSYERAASFLPVPLPGGEGAIRHPWRMALSYVAEACGGMLPERAAVRALLARHGEAEAANVLRLRANRALSPLSSGAGRLFEAAAALAGLCDRNTFEGEAAMRLEAAAGGRLGEPYDFAILAGAPARLDFSAAIVSLLEDLEGGAGPGTVSARLHATVVAAILGQVGKLHRATGIADVVLSGGVFQNRLLLEGVERGLAARGLRGHTNTRVPANDGGVSLGQAFLLRARLGATA
- the hypB gene encoding hydrogenase nickel incorporation protein HypB — translated: MKVKVVTNILKANARIADENRRTLHEQGIRTVNVMSSPGAGKTTLLARTIRDLGARMRFGVIEGDIQGTHDAEVIAALGVPVIQINTAGGCHLDANMVQSVLPELPLGAIDLLVIENVGNLVCPAEFDLGEDAKVMLLSITEGDDKPLKYPRMFRECEALLVNKVDLAPHLDVSLEKIRRDALALNPGLQVFEVSARTGAGLEGWYAWLEGRLRASA
- the hypA gene encoding hydrogenase maturation nickel metallochaperone HypA, with the protein product MHELSIALSVLDIVRSTAVEAGLARVDTVRLRVGRATGVLPDALRFAFECSKAGTPAAGATLAIEEVPIGGRCEDCGREFTSPEPYVLACPLCGGGSFRITTGDELAVLDLEGEP
- a CDS encoding HypC/HybG/HupF family hydrogenase formation chaperone — translated: MCLAIPSRVVSTDGITAVVDVCGARREASLMLLPEQVAPGDFVLVHAGFAMQTVDRETAEESLQFFGRLIDAARVAGESPDEVPEEFREIFARGTIAWGDDPAKPAG
- a CDS encoding MarR family transcriptional regulator, with the translated sequence MPEPQSTSPEAAQAKLIEGIMDNLRRVFKAINDRSKVAKHIEGLTIPQLWALKVLSEHGPVRVSELAARMYLHPSTVVGILDRLEAKKLAVRERFDGDRRVVNVGLTQTGKALVKRPPAVPSEMLLAGLESLSARELRTVARGLEIQVRLLGAQALPPQLLLSTEVNVPRRALRAESSAAAPANGRRPSR
- a CDS encoding dihydrofolate reductase family protein codes for the protein MRRVIVLEFVTLDGVIQAPGGPQEDTDGGFTHGGWVVPYADERFGAIMQEQMTRTRALLLGRRTYEIFASYWPAHESGWPGINSATKYVVSDRQTESLWDNTVFITGDVPEGIRRLKQQEGPDLQVYGSSRLLQTLFTQDLVDELWLKTFPITLGMGKRLFGEGTLPAAFRLTHSEQTPSGVIFASYERAGKVVTGAF